The Entomobacter blattae nucleotide sequence TGATTCCTGTAGCGACTTTTGAAGCCTATCGAGAAGACACATTTTTTACGCTAGAAACATGAGGTGCTGGCATAAATCTTGCAGCAATCATCAATCTTGCACCAATGATGAAGAGCCTGCCCATACCCACCTCACACTCTCACGACAGTCTGAGGTGATGAAAAAATTCTACCAACACTTGGCGACAAGCTTGTTCTTTAACACCGCCGATAATCTCCGGCTGAAAAAAATGAGAAGAACGCTGAAACACTTGCGCACCATGGTCTATCCCACCGCCTTTTGGATCATAGGCTCCAAAAACCAGCTTTTTTACCCTAAACAAGCCTATCGCTGCCGCACACATGGCACAAGGCTCCAAAGTTACATATAAAGTGCATCCCGTCAGCCGGGCACAACCAAGCCTGTGTGCCGCTCTTCGCAGAGCGAGAATTTCGGCATGAGCGGAGGCATCTTTTTGGGCTTCAACCTCATTCCCGGCTGCAGCAAGGCACTCCCCTTCGGCTGACACCACAATAGCCCCCACAGGAATTTCCCCCCGTAAGGCTGCTGCTCTAGCTTCTTCAAGAGCCTGATCCATAAAAGGAAACAAGAACTGGCTGGCTTTTTTCACAAACAAACCTTTTTATGCAGATCACCACGACTTTTCAATAATATACGGGTTTGAAAGCCTGCAACCGACAACGGCTGAATCCTAATATGTCCACCACA carries:
- a CDS encoding nucleoside deaminase, which codes for MDQALEEARAAALRGEIPVGAIVVSAEGECLAAAGNEVEAQKDASAHAEILALRRAAHRLGCARLTGCTLYVTLEPCAMCAAAIGLFRVKKLVFGAYDPKGGGIDHGAQVFQRSSHFFQPEIIGGVKEQACRQVLVEFFHHLRLS